The Trichomycterus rosablanca isolate fTriRos1 chromosome 13, fTriRos1.hap1, whole genome shotgun sequence sequence aactcatttcagggatgtacccccggacctcgaccccgaccccccaagctaaaaaacctctcacacaccagaggatatgggtgataacagaacttttaggagctgctaactgagctactaagctaactgttcgcatcacaaacacattaatgttccctacatagtgcactagatagtgtgaaagataatagatttatgttccctacacagtgcactggatggtatattagaaaataatttatgttccttacttagtgcaccagaaagtgtactagataatagactcatgtttcttacataatgctttaggtagcgtattagttaacggatttaggttccctacatagtgcactaaattgtatgtcagttaacggatttatgttccctacatagtgcactagatagtattttagatatgaatttattttCCTTACGTAGTGCattagatagtgaattagacaattggtttatgttcctcTTATGATGAAATGTTTCATGACACGTTGACATAATTGCTGAGAAATTTCAGCACTGTTGTGTCGAATTTCTTCTTTGAGGTCTTCAATGGATTGTGGTTTGTTGGTGTACACTTTATCTTTAAGATAACCccaaagaaaaaagtccaaCGGCGTCAAGTCACATGATCTTGGTGGCCAATTCACATCACCATTTTTAATGTGAGTTTTTACAATTTCTACGTGTTGTTCGATTGTGTACCCTTTCATGATTTAACCTCAACGTTTACTAATGACAGCCATTTAAAAATCTCTAACTCAGGCTTTGCATGAAAAAATGGTGgcaaatttaaaatgtcagttcattttgggacaccctgtagcAGCTTTAGCTGTTCCAAATGGATTATAGAGGTTCCTACCTACTCTTCTTTTCCAAGTCTCTTATTGTATTGCTGGTGATGTtaaggtatatactgtatgcaaATATCTCATGTTACTCCTAGGTATGCACATTAATCAGCTGTCAGAATAAGTCAGTTagtaaataagaaaaaacagcTTCTTGGCtaacctgctttgtagtgtgaCTTCAATATCATGCGAACTCTACCAACATGCCTGTAGTATTTTAGGCTTAAAAGTGTCCGGAGTATCCAAAGCATTCTGAATAATAGCCAACTAAGCTTACTGTTCTTTAgcctttgctttttttttatacacattTGTTAACTCGAATTTAGATTGTGCCAGCTGTTGGGAATCGTGGAGTCATAGTGAAGAATGTGGTATCTTGGTGAAGAATGTTCCGCAAGGTCAAAAAGCGCcatagcagcagcagctctcAAAGCAGTGAGATTAGCACCAAGAGCAAGGTGAGCTCTGCCATTGTCAGACACTTCTCATCTGTGGTGGATGGAAGTGTGGTCACAACATTAACACGTGTTCCCTCCCTTATGTAGTCTGTAGATTCCAGTCTGGGAGGCCTGTCCAGATCCAGCACGGTTGCCAGCCTTGATACAGACTCCACCAAGAGCTCAGGTTAGCCGTTGAACCTGCCATATAAACACCTCAGTTTGTTATGTTGTGATTCATAATAAAGGACAATCAAATGTATTGATTTTTTCACTCAAACCTGTAGGGAACAGTGCGTCTGAGGCATGCTCTGAGTTTAGGGTGAAATATGTGGGAGCTATCGAGAAGCTGGACTTTGAGATGAGCAAGACTCTGCAGGAGCCATTAGACCTGGTCAGCTATATTGATGCAGCGCAGGTACCGCTCAGACACATGTTTTTGGAACCTGGGGGTTTGTTTAAACTAATACTAATTTTTTATGTGCAGTTTAACAGTGTGTATAATTAATTAGTGGGACTTTTGCAGGTTGTTTACAAACAGCATTTGCACAATATAATGTTAATGCCAATATCAAGAGCTGTTTTCTTAAAGGTTTTACATAAAGGTTTACCTGTCTTGCATGCACATTAATTTGACTATTTGACAGTtcctgactgtaacccatctgtTGCCCTGTACAACATATCTTCCCATTTATTCCATGCAGTAGCCCATGGTAATAACACTGTAATGTCAGGAGAATAGAACTCCAACCAATGATATAATGGTATAGTCCAAAAAGCAGAAGCAATGCGCTGATCAGAAGAGAATTATTACACATTATGCATAACAGAAAATAGCTACATTTTCTCACAGTCAACAAACATGTGCTAACAGAATATACTGCAAACAGCTTAGAGTTTGTAAATTGTggtaataaacctaatttgcaaGGGGGGTTAAATAATAGATTAAAACTGTAGTAACTTACATCTTTGTTagtgttgcagctatttagtaAAATGATGTTAGTAAAACTAGCCTGGACATTTTTGAGTGtccagttttttttacatcattcATAATGACACAGACTTTTAATAATCTACGGCCTCTAGTGGTCTTGAACGGTGGTATACAGTGTATGGTCCTCTGCAAATGGTTAGTTTCTATTACAGAgagtaagtatttatttaatatatcttTTTTTTGTTCATGAAAACCCTTATTGCATATGCAAAGCAAAATGGAAAGCTGCCGTTTGTGCCTGGAGAAGAAGAGGTGATCCTGGGAGTCTCCAAATATGGAGTCAGAGTGGCATCCGTGGACCAGTGTGTAAGTCGTTTCATGATGTGTTTCAGCATATTTCTTTTCTTGCTTTACCTAGTAAATAAAGTTGCCAGTTTATTAGGTCATGTCCtctatttttctttcattctccAAATTAGTAGACACCCCTGGAGAAAATCCAAATACAGACAACTTTTAAAATTGTATATGCACAATTACAGTTTAATGTCAGATTTGAAACTAAGCATAGCGTGTGTaatttttagcacatttatcATGGAACGTTTTGCCTCTATTTTAATCAGAAAATGTGCACCAATAATAACTGCTCTTATACATTGTTAAGGGTATattatatatgcacacacattGCATCAATATTCATAAGGCTGCTGTGGTTCTCTCCCATTAGGTTGTGTTACATCGTCACCCGCTCTACCTGATTGTGCGCATGCTGTGCTACGATGACGGCCTCGGAGCCGGAAAGAACCTCCTGGCACTCAGCACCACTGATGCAAAGCAGCAGGAGTTCAACATCTGGGTGTACCAGTGCAGCAATGCAGTAAGCTGAAATGAGGCTATGGATTATACAAATTACTTACTACAGAGCCAGTGCACAGCataattttattttcttgttttgACACCTGGTTCTGCAGCTTGTTTACATAGCCCCTTTATGAGTTATATCGCGTGGGATCAGAGCTTCTAAGTGGTGCCACAGAAATGCATTTGACCTATGAACTTCTAGCCTAAATTAATAAAGAATTTAACACATCTTAATAACATTGTTAATATGATTTTGATAGTATGTAGCTATTTAAAGGTTGCATGCTGCCTTATAGACAGATCTAGATTTAAACATTTAGACTCTAGATATTGtgtaaaaaacagtaaaaactgATTTAGGAAGAAACATTACTAAAAATGGTTTTCACTTTAGCTGCATTTGGTGTGGTTGAAAATGATTTAGCAACTTGAAGATTTAGTATTTTAGATACCTATTGTCTATTGTTGCTTGGACTGCAATTTACTGTACCAAAAAGTTTTTAAtcataattttatgattaagtaTTGAGCGCCAAGATTATTTTTCAGCATTACTGAGATATAATGTCAGTAACCTGTATATATTATGAATGTTTATTTACTacctcttttttccttttttttaaatttatttttatagatgAGTTCTCTCTTTCTTATTAAGGACTACTGTGTTATTTTGTGGTGACAAGATAGTGGAAGCATTATGTTTATTCTGTAATATTAGCTGTCCCATAATTGTATTTACCAGACAAATAAGAAACTGAGGCTCCGAATGAGAAACTGTTATAATGTAAACCATGATAAAGGGAAGACAATCATTATAATGAATTACAGTACCACACAATGAACATTTAACacctttttgtttattacaggagcAAGCCCAGGCGATCTGCAAAGTTCTCTCCGCTTCCTTCGACTGTGCTCTGACCTCCGAGAAATCTTGAGAATCTTCGGTCTTCTTCCAAAGGCTAGGTTTCTTTCAGAGCTAAAGCTAAATGTCAACAAAATGTCAAGCCCTGGTTGTTGTTTACAATATCAATATCAGTAGAAGTTGCCCTGTTCAACCTGATTTAATGCAAAAGTGGCTTCTCTTCTCATAGCCATTATGTGTAGGAATACATTTAGTgaatctgctttaatgtcagtgAATCAGGGGAATTTCTGAACAAAATAGTGTTTACATAAGTTGTTAATCTTTACCAGCATCATCACCATCTTCATCATCCAAAGGTCTGGCAAGGCTTGACAAGTTGGGCCATTTCTATTTTTGTACCCTAATTTAAtcttatttaatgtaaatatgcatacagcactgtgcacggTTCTGCCATGGCCCGGTATCTGCAGTTTCTGAGCATCTCGTGGGATTAATACTATCAACGGTACAGTAATTACAGTGAGTACGAAAGAGCACAAGGACTGCTCAGTGATCATGCTGGAAAATCCAGCTCTCTGTAGCCTGTGGATGGAATGCTGGGGTGGTCTGTTTTTCAGTGTTTGTAACAGACAACGTTTTTCTGGTCCTCCATAATTTTCGGATCCAGATTTGAATGGGTCTGTTAATACGGTACAATAAAAGTTACATTTTGAGTTCAAAGttacttttaaatgttattttaaaaacgcTCATTACATCGGGGGTGGCTTTGTAACTGTATTTAGCAATCAACACAAGAGTGAGCTTTTTGCctaactgctttttttttttttccactggCCAGGTGTCACACAATGAATCAGGGTAAAATGAGCCAGCTGTGGCTTGTGTATATATAGATTAATAGAGCCACCATTCGTTACTCGAACAATGCAATGGCAAGTGGCTGGTACTTCTTAAACCTGAACTCAGTAAtgcacctacatacacacagtgtttatataacacacacaaacagccaTATTAACAAACACCCCTCCCCTCTAGCAAATGAACAGATGAAAAATGCAATAGTCCCCCCTTTTGATTGGCTAAAATTTGACACACTAAATGATTTCAATGTTACACAAAAGGTAAACActacacttttgttaaacaattaATGTAAGGGATAAAGTTACCAAACACCCACATCACCCTTatgaaaaaagtaattgccccttcAATAACCGGTTGTACCACTTTTAGcagcatatatactgtatatgtatgacaTTTTGATGACATCTGAcattgttgagggggcccaaattttttttttttttttttttttgcactggggcccatgagctcctagttacgccactggacTATGATCATTTTTGATGATGAGGTTTTACAGATCGAGATTTATATATTACAGTGCTGGCTGAAGTCTATTCTAGTTGTTGTTTACTCGACTTCAGCAAATTAGGTAAACGCAAAGGTCTTCGGACAGCCCATACCCATGTATGTTACATGAGCATACTTGGCTCAAACAGTTGTAAAATagacaagtttgtttgttttattaggattttaacatcatgttttacactttggttccattcatgacaggaatggtagttactcgctacacaagatttatcagttcacacacaaggttatatcaaacagtcatacACAATTTAgtatcaccaattcacctcacttgcatgtctttagactgtgggaggaaaccggagcacccgaagtaaacccacgcagacacagggaaaacatgcaaactccacacagaaaggacccggaccgccccacctggggatcgaacccaggaccttcttgctgtgaggcgacagtgctacccacttagccactgtacCGCCCTATAATAGACAAGAGGTAACAGAATGACATGCCATGTTATATCACTAGCTTTGGTATCAAGAATGCGCACGATCAGACTGAATAGGATTTAAAACCACATGTGTTTATAAAAGGTTGATTTTAAAAAGCTGTTTAGGCTGCAGTAAATACGTCTTGATCAAATCCTATACCAGTGAGTGGcctttttaaacactgttagTATCTACTGTTGTAAAGCTTCTCTACGATCCACTAGGTGGGGCTCTTGTTTAACTCTTGGCTCATGTTTTGTAGTTTAACTACATGCATTTTCAGTAACCTAAGTGCAAGGGATACACCCTGGGCACGTCCACTTAGTTACAGTTAGTAACTACTAGACAGTACTCATCTAGGCTTGATTACCACCAGCCCTGTTGAACCTCTTATTGAATAATTAAATAGAACCTTTTAAGCAATGTGAATTAGTTGGTAATGGCTCAACACAAgcactgcaatcaaataaaaattcaGAAGAGATGAAAAACCATGAAAAAGATGAAGTTATTGAACTATATGTGTGGTTACAAAGACTCTTTTAAGTTTatgggaacagtggtaaatattCCAGGAAGTGGTTGCCTGCCAAAATTTTTCCAAAAGCACGTTATCCAGGAAGTCACAAAACAACACATAAGGAACTGTTGGTCATTCATGACTCAGATAAGGTCTGCAGACATGATTCCAGCATTACAATGAGACAAAAATTGCCTTCACGGGGTAGTTGCAAGGTGAAAAGCACAATCAACATAATAAATGTAACCAATCAGTGTTATGTTGATGTATCTAAATACTTTACTACTTTTAAGTTGCATTTTAAAGTAGAGAAGTGGTAGTTTATAATTAACCACACCCTCTAATTATTAAGGTGTTTTAGCCAAACccgttactaacaggtgtatacattTTATTGCATGCCACAGGCTGTCTTACTCAACACTTGCTCAAGCACATATCCacaaacacagtccaaaatgTTGTGGGTAGAATGGAGGTTGTTACAGCTTTAAAAAAGGGAGGAAGGTATCCATATTGCCtataattcatattttttgttgttgttttttaatgggatgtccaggtgtccacatacttctgactaTATACTGTGGGAATTCCCGGTTTAGGGATTCTGAAATTACTAATGTGTGATCCAAAAGTTAAATATCCAGTCTAGCATTAAAAACACTGAAGCAAGAGTGAAGTTTAGTATCAGTTCTGTTTTATGTTAACAAttaaatatacacatataaaCTCTTAAGTTATTTACAGTTCCAGATAGACAAATCCCATTCGGTTCCAGTGAGTAATTGGAAAAGTTCAGAAAGTTAATAACAAGTCTATTCTCACTGCTGAACTTACACATCACAGTCTTTGAAGCTCAGCAGGGACTATGTAGCTTTTTTGATTAAATATTATATCACATTCCATAGAGTTGCTCTGCAACTAAGTCAAAACTTCATCACACATAATATGACATCAAGCTTCACTTCTTAGTGGGATGGGGGATTAGAACTGCACCATTATCTCCCCAACTTTCCCACAAATAGAGTatacattgaaaaaaaaaaaaacagttgccCTTCTACATATCTTAAAATCTGGGCAGACATTATTGACCTAATATTAGTCTAAAGAATTTAAAACTTG is a genomic window containing:
- the itgb1bp1 gene encoding integrin beta-1-binding protein 1; the encoded protein is MFRKVKKRHSSSSSQSSEISTKSKSVDSSLGGLSRSSTVASLDTDSTKSSGNSASEACSEFRVKYVGAIEKLDFEMSKTLQEPLDLVSYIDAAQQNGKLPFVPGEEEVILGVSKYGVRVASVDQCVVLHRHPLYLIVRMLCYDDGLGAGKNLLALSTTDAKQQEFNIWVYQCSNAEQAQAICKVLSASFDCALTSEKS